The Bubalus bubalis isolate 160015118507 breed Murrah chromosome 18, NDDB_SH_1, whole genome shotgun sequence genome contains a region encoding:
- the COG8 gene encoding conserved oligomeric Golgi complex subunit 8 isoform X1, whose protein sequence is MAATATIPSSTTASATTTATAAALGEVEDEGLLASLFRDRFPEAQWRERPDVGRYLRELSGSGLERLRREPERLAEERAQLLQQTRDLAFANYKTFIRGAECTERIHRLFGDVEESLGRLLDRLPSFQQSCRNFVKEAEEISSNRRMNTLTLNRHTEILEILEIPQLMDTCVRNSYYEEALELAAYVRRLERKYSSIPVIQGIVNEVRQSMQLMLSQLIQQLRTNIQLPACLRVIGFLRQMDVFTEAELRVKFLQARDAWLRSILTAIPNDDPYFHITKTIEACRVHLFDIITQYRAIFSDEDPLLPPAMGEHMVNESAIFHGWVLQKVSQFLQVLETDLNRGIGSRLDSLLGQCMYFGLSFSRVGADFRGQLVPVFQQVAISTFQKAIQEAVEKFQDEMNSYTLISTPAILGSSALPAAAPVTQPGTLQPPMVLLDFPPLACFLNSILVAFNDLRLCCPVALAQEVTRALEDALDKVTKVILAFHRAEEAAFSSGEQELFVQFCTVFLEDLVPYLNRCLQVLFPPAQIAQTLGIPPTQLSKYGNLGHVNVSVVQEPLAFILPKREPVFCLDKELVPELPAPAPALPPKAPSPEPVTPVTPAVPDAGQEEVESAGPPQPDEPSAGI, encoded by the exons ATGGCGGCGACGGCGACGATCCCATCTTCAACTACGGCCTCGGCCACGACGACAGCCACCGCGGCTGCTCTCGGGGAGGTGGAGGATGAAGGGCTCCTGGCGTCGCTGTTCCGGGACCGCTTTCCGGAGGCCCAGTGGCGCGAGCGGCCTGACGTGGGACGCTATCTCAGGGAGTTGAGTGGCTCAGGACTGGAGCGGCTGCGGCGGGAGCCCGAGCGCCTGGCCGAGGAGCGAGCGCAGCTGCTGCAGCAGACGCGCGACTTGGCCTTCGCCAACTACAAGACTTTCATCCGCGGCGCCGAGTGCACCGAGCGCATCCACCGCCTCTTTGGGGATGTGGAGGAGTCGCTCGGCCGCCTGCTCGACCGCTTGCCCAGCTTCCAACAGAGCTGCAG GAATTTTGTGAAAGAGGCTGAGGAGATCAGTTCCAATCGCCGGATGAACACCCTGACTCTAAACCGGCACACAGAAATCCTGGAAATCCTGGAGATCCCTCAGCTCATGGACACCTGTGTCCGGAACAGCTATTATGAAGAGGCCCTGGAGCTGGCAGCCTACGTACGCCGACTAGAAAGGAAATACTCCTCCATCCCTGTCATCCAG GGCATTGTGAACGAAGTGCGCCAGTCCATGCAGCTGATGCTGAGCCAGCTGATCCAACAGCTGAGGACCAACATCcagctccctgcctgcctccGTGTCATTGGCTTTCTACGGCAAATGGATGTCTTCACCGAGGCTGAGCTGAGGGTCAAGTTTCTTCAGGCCCGAGATGCTTGGCTCCGTTCCATCCTGACTGCCATCCCCAATGATGATCCCTATTTCCACATCACAAAAACCATTGAGGCCTGCCGTGTCCATCTGTTCGATATTATCACCCAGTACCGTGCCATCTTCTCAGATGAGGaccctctgctgcctcctgccATGGGTGAACACATGGTGAATGAGAGTGCCATCTTCCATGGCTGGGTGCTGCAGAAAGTCTCACAGTTCCTGCAGGTGCTGGAGACCGACCTTAACCGAGGGATTGGCAGCCGTCTGGACTCTCTGCTGGGCCAGTGCATGTACTTTGGGCTGTCCTTCAGTCGAGTAGGGGCTGATTTCCGGGGTCAGTTGGTGCCTGTTTTCCAGCAGGTAGCTATCAGCACTTTCCAGAAAGCAATTCAGGAGGCCGTCGAGAAGTTCCAGGATGAAATGAACTCTTATACCCTCATCTCGACTCCAGCCATCCTGGGCAGCAGTGCCCTGCCGGCTGCTGCTCCAGTCACTCAGCCGGGGACCCTGCAGCCACCCATGGTGCTCTTAGACTTCCCGCCCCTTGCCTGCTTCCTCAACAGCATTCTGGTCGCCTTCAATGATCTGCGCCTCTGCTGCCCCGTGGCCCTGGCGCAGGAGGTGACCAGGGCCCTGGAGGACGCCCTTGACAAG GTAACTAAAGTAATCCTGGCCTTCCATCGTGCGGAAGAGGCTGCCTTCAGCAGTGGGGAGCAAGAGCTCTTTGTCCAGTTCTGCACTGTCTTCCTGGAAGACCTTGTTCCTTATTTAAATCGCTGTCTCCAAGTCctttttcctccagcccagatAGCACAGACCTTAG GCATTCCACCCACTCAGCTCTCCAAGTACGGAAACCTGGGGCACGTGAACGTCAGCGTCGTCCAGGAGCCTCTGGCCTTTATTCTGCCCAAGAGAGAGCCGGTCTTCTGTCTGGACAAGGAGCTAGTCCCTGAGCTCCCGGCTCCAGCGCCAGCACTGCCGCCCAAGGCGCCGAGCCCCGAGCCCGTCACCCCGGTCACCCCGGCTGTCCCTGACGCGGGGCAGGAGGAGGTGGAGTCCGCGGGGCCCCCGCAGCCCGACGAGCCTAGTGCGGGCATCTGA
- the TMED6 gene encoding transmembrane emp24 domain-containing protein 6 isoform X2: MFPMLFAAGLVVLNLVSSARSQKTEPLSGTGDQSLFRGADRHDFAIVIPPGGTECFWQFAHQTGYFYFSYEVQRTLGMSHDRHVAATAHTPQGFLIETSKNVRGQINFSTHETGFYRLCLANQQNRFASVQVYLNFGVFYEGPEMDHKEKERKQLNDTLDAIEESTRKVHYNIFHMWRHYNFARMRKTADFFLLQSNYNYVNWWSTAQSLVIVLSGILQLYFLKRLFNIPMTTETQKPRC; the protein is encoded by the exons ATGTTCCCTATGCTTTTTGCGGCTGGACTGGTGGTTCTGAACCTAGTGAGCTCTGCTAGGAGCCAGAAGACAGAACCCCTTAGTGGCACTGGGGACCAGTCCCTCTTCCGTGGAGCAGATCGACACGACTTTGCCATTGTGATCCCTCCAGGAGGCACAGAATGCTTCTGGCAATTTGCCCACCAGACTGGCTACTTCTATTTCAGTTATGAG GTTCAGCGGACACTAGGAATGTCACATGACCGGCATGTTGCTGCCACTGCACATACCCCACAGGGTTTCCTTATAGAGACCTCTAAGAATGTTCGGGGACAGATTAACTTCTCTACCCACGAGacag GTTTTTATCGGCTTTGTCTAGCAAACCAGCAAAATCGCTTTGCTTCCGTGCAAGTATACCTCAACTTTGGAGTCTTCTACGAGGGGCCTGAGATGGAccacaaagagaaggaaagaaaacaactgaACGATACTCTGGATGCAATTGAG GAGAGCACACGAAAGGTGCATTACAATATCTTTCACATGTGGCGACACTACAACTTCGCTCGCATGAGAAAAACAGCGgactttttccttctccaatcaaacTATAACTATGTGAATTGGTGGTCAACAGCCCAGAGCCTTGTCATTGTTCTTTCTGGGATCCTGCAGCTGTATTTCTTGAAGCGTCTCTTCAATATCCCAATGACTACAGAAACACAGAAGCCAAGATGCTAA
- the TERF2 gene encoding telomeric repeat-binding factor 2 isoform X1: MAAGAGTAGSASGPGVVRDPAASQSRKRPGREGGEGARRSDAMAGGGGSSDSSGRAAGRRASRSGGRARRGRHAPGLGGAAERGAGEVRLEEAVNRWVLKFYFHEALRAFRGSRYGDFRQIRDIMQALLVRPLGKEHTVSRLLRVMQCLSRIEEGENLDCSFDMEAELTPLESAINVLEMIKTEFTLTEAVIESSRKLVKEAAVIICIKNKEFEKASKILKKHMSKDPTTQKLRNDLLNIIREKNLAHPVIQNFSYETFQQKMLRFLESHLDDAEPYLLTMARKALKSESSASATVKEPQPQPAPEPVEKPLREPARQLQSTPTTIGIRTLKAAFKTLSSAQDSEAAFSKLDQKDMVFPNKARPPSPALKNKRTRKDDNESSAPTEGEGGSELQPKTKRMTISRLVLEEDSQSTEPSSGLDSSQEVTPASPSKPTVLNQPLPGEKNPKVTKGKWNSSNGVEEKETWVEEDELFQVQAAPDEESATNTTKKQKWTVEESEWVKAGVQKYGEGNWAAISKNYPFVNRTAVMIKDRWRTMKRLGMN, encoded by the exons ATGGCCGCGGGAGCCGGGACGGCGGGCTCCGCTTCCGGCCCGGGCGTCGTGCGTGACCCAGCGGCGTCACAGTCGAGGAAGCGTCCCGgcagggagggcggggagggCGCGCGGCGATCAGACGCGATGGCGGGAGGAGGCGGGAGCAGCGACAGCAGCGGGAGGGCGGCAGGCAGGCGGGCGTCCCGTAGCGGCGGGCGGGCTCGGCGGGGGCGCCACGCGCCCGGGCTTGGGGGAGCCGCGGAGCGCGGCGCGGGGGAGGTGCGGCTGGAGGAGGCGGTCAACCGCTGGGTGCTCAAGTTCTACTTCCACGAGGCGCTGCGGGCCTTTCGGGGTAGCCGGTACGGGGACTTCAGGCAGATCCGGGACATCATGCAGG CTTTGCTTGTCAGGCCCTTGGGGAAGGAGCATACCGTGTCTCGGCTGCTGCGGGTTATGCAGTGTCTGTCGCGCATTGAAGAAGGGGAAAATTTAG ACTGTTCCTTCGATATGGAAGCTGAGCTCACACCACTGGAATCAGCTATCAATGTGCTGGAGATGATTAAAACGGAATTTACACTGACAGAGGCTGTGATCGAATCCAGTAGAAAACTGGTCAAGGAGGCT gCAGTCATTATTTGtatcaaaaacaaagaatttgaaaaggcttcaaaaattttgaaaaaacataTGTCCAAGGACCCTACAACTCAG AAGCTGAGAAATGACCTCCTAAACATTATCCGTGAAAAGAACCTGGCCCACCCTGTGATCCAGAACTTCTCCTATGAGACCTTCCAGCAGAAGATGCTGCGCTTCCTGGAGAGTCACCTGGATGACGCAGAGCCCTACCTCCTCACG atGGCCAGAAAGGCTTTGAAATCTGAGTCCTCCGCCTCAGCCACAGTGAAAGAACCACAACCTCAGCCAGCACCAGAGCCTGTGGAAAAGCCACTCAGAGAACCTGCCAG GCAGCTACAGAGCACACCCACCACCATTGGGATTAGGACTCTGAAAGCAGCTTTCAAGACTTTGTCCAGTGCACAAGATTCTGAGGCAGCCTTCTCAAAACTGGACCAGAAGGATATGGTCTTTCCTAATAAAGCGCGCCCGCCATCACCAGCCCTCAAAAACAAGAGAACAAGAAAAGATGATAACGAAAGTTCTGCCCCCACTGAGGGTGAGGGTGGCTCTGAACTGCAGCCCAAGACCAAGCGCATGACAATAAGCAGACTGGTTTTGGAGGAGGACAGCCAGAGTACTGAGCCGAGCTCAGGCCTCGACTCTTCCCAGGAGGTCACACCGGCATCACCATCCAAGCCCACTGTCCTCAACCAACCCCTCCCTGGGGAGAAGAATCCCAA AGTAACTAAAGGCAAGTGGAACAGCTCTAATGGGGTTGAAGAAAAAGAGACTTGGGTGGAAGAGGACGAACTGTTTCAAGTTCAGG CAGCACCAGATGAAGAGAGTGCAACCAATACAACAAAAAagcag AAGTGGACTGTAGAGGAAAGCGAGTGGGTCAAGGCTGGAGTGCAGAagtatggagaaggaaactgggctgccatttctaaAAACTACCCATTTGTTAACCGAACAGCTGTGATGATTAAGGATCGCTGGCGGACCATGAAAAGACTTGGCATGAACTGA
- the TERF2 gene encoding telomeric repeat-binding factor 2 isoform X2: MAAGAGTAGSASGPGVVRDPAASQSRKRPGREGGEGARRSDAMAGGGGSSDSSGRAAGRRASRSGGRARRGRHAPGLGGAAERGAGEVRLEEAVNRWVLKFYFHEALRAFRGSRYGDFRQIRDIMQALLVRPLGKEHTVSRLLRVMQCLSRIEEGENLDCSFDMEAELTPLESAINVLEMIKTEFTLTEAVIESSRKLVKEAAVIICIKNKEFEKASKILKKHMSKDPTTQKLRNDLLNIIREKNLAHPVIQNFSYETFQQKMLRFLESHLDDAEPYLLTMARKALKSESSASATVKEPQPQPAPEPVEKPLREPARQLQSTPTTIGIRTLKAAFKTLSSAQDSEAAFSKLDQKDMVFPNKARPPSPALKNKRTRKDDNESSAPTEGEGGSELQPKTKRMTISRLVLEEDSQSTEPSSGLDSSQEVTPASPSKPTVLNQPLPGEKNPKVTKGKWNSSNGVEEKETWVEEDELFQVQAPDEESATNTTKKQKWTVEESEWVKAGVQKYGEGNWAAISKNYPFVNRTAVMIKDRWRTMKRLGMN, from the exons ATGGCCGCGGGAGCCGGGACGGCGGGCTCCGCTTCCGGCCCGGGCGTCGTGCGTGACCCAGCGGCGTCACAGTCGAGGAAGCGTCCCGgcagggagggcggggagggCGCGCGGCGATCAGACGCGATGGCGGGAGGAGGCGGGAGCAGCGACAGCAGCGGGAGGGCGGCAGGCAGGCGGGCGTCCCGTAGCGGCGGGCGGGCTCGGCGGGGGCGCCACGCGCCCGGGCTTGGGGGAGCCGCGGAGCGCGGCGCGGGGGAGGTGCGGCTGGAGGAGGCGGTCAACCGCTGGGTGCTCAAGTTCTACTTCCACGAGGCGCTGCGGGCCTTTCGGGGTAGCCGGTACGGGGACTTCAGGCAGATCCGGGACATCATGCAGG CTTTGCTTGTCAGGCCCTTGGGGAAGGAGCATACCGTGTCTCGGCTGCTGCGGGTTATGCAGTGTCTGTCGCGCATTGAAGAAGGGGAAAATTTAG ACTGTTCCTTCGATATGGAAGCTGAGCTCACACCACTGGAATCAGCTATCAATGTGCTGGAGATGATTAAAACGGAATTTACACTGACAGAGGCTGTGATCGAATCCAGTAGAAAACTGGTCAAGGAGGCT gCAGTCATTATTTGtatcaaaaacaaagaatttgaaaaggcttcaaaaattttgaaaaaacataTGTCCAAGGACCCTACAACTCAG AAGCTGAGAAATGACCTCCTAAACATTATCCGTGAAAAGAACCTGGCCCACCCTGTGATCCAGAACTTCTCCTATGAGACCTTCCAGCAGAAGATGCTGCGCTTCCTGGAGAGTCACCTGGATGACGCAGAGCCCTACCTCCTCACG atGGCCAGAAAGGCTTTGAAATCTGAGTCCTCCGCCTCAGCCACAGTGAAAGAACCACAACCTCAGCCAGCACCAGAGCCTGTGGAAAAGCCACTCAGAGAACCTGCCAG GCAGCTACAGAGCACACCCACCACCATTGGGATTAGGACTCTGAAAGCAGCTTTCAAGACTTTGTCCAGTGCACAAGATTCTGAGGCAGCCTTCTCAAAACTGGACCAGAAGGATATGGTCTTTCCTAATAAAGCGCGCCCGCCATCACCAGCCCTCAAAAACAAGAGAACAAGAAAAGATGATAACGAAAGTTCTGCCCCCACTGAGGGTGAGGGTGGCTCTGAACTGCAGCCCAAGACCAAGCGCATGACAATAAGCAGACTGGTTTTGGAGGAGGACAGCCAGAGTACTGAGCCGAGCTCAGGCCTCGACTCTTCCCAGGAGGTCACACCGGCATCACCATCCAAGCCCACTGTCCTCAACCAACCCCTCCCTGGGGAGAAGAATCCCAA AGTAACTAAAGGCAAGTGGAACAGCTCTAATGGGGTTGAAGAAAAAGAGACTTGGGTGGAAGAGGACGAACTGTTTCAAGTTCAGG CACCAGATGAAGAGAGTGCAACCAATACAACAAAAAagcag AAGTGGACTGTAGAGGAAAGCGAGTGGGTCAAGGCTGGAGTGCAGAagtatggagaaggaaactgggctgccatttctaaAAACTACCCATTTGTTAACCGAACAGCTGTGATGATTAAGGATCGCTGGCGGACCATGAAAAGACTTGGCATGAACTGA
- the TMED6 gene encoding transmembrane emp24 domain-containing protein 6 isoform X1 — translation MESPGSSMFPMLFAAGLVVLNLVSSARSQKTEPLSGTGDQSLFRGADRHDFAIVIPPGGTECFWQFAHQTGYFYFSYEVQRTLGMSHDRHVAATAHTPQGFLIETSKNVRGQINFSTHETGFYRLCLANQQNRFASVQVYLNFGVFYEGPEMDHKEKERKQLNDTLDAIEESTRKVHYNIFHMWRHYNFARMRKTADFFLLQSNYNYVNWWSTAQSLVIVLSGILQLYFLKRLFNIPMTTETQKPRC, via the exons ATG GAGTCTCCAGGGAGCAGCATGTTCCCTATGCTTTTTGCGGCTGGACTGGTGGTTCTGAACCTAGTGAGCTCTGCTAGGAGCCAGAAGACAGAACCCCTTAGTGGCACTGGGGACCAGTCCCTCTTCCGTGGAGCAGATCGACACGACTTTGCCATTGTGATCCCTCCAGGAGGCACAGAATGCTTCTGGCAATTTGCCCACCAGACTGGCTACTTCTATTTCAGTTATGAG GTTCAGCGGACACTAGGAATGTCACATGACCGGCATGTTGCTGCCACTGCACATACCCCACAGGGTTTCCTTATAGAGACCTCTAAGAATGTTCGGGGACAGATTAACTTCTCTACCCACGAGacag GTTTTTATCGGCTTTGTCTAGCAAACCAGCAAAATCGCTTTGCTTCCGTGCAAGTATACCTCAACTTTGGAGTCTTCTACGAGGGGCCTGAGATGGAccacaaagagaaggaaagaaaacaactgaACGATACTCTGGATGCAATTGAG GAGAGCACACGAAAGGTGCATTACAATATCTTTCACATGTGGCGACACTACAACTTCGCTCGCATGAGAAAAACAGCGgactttttccttctccaatcaaacTATAACTATGTGAATTGGTGGTCAACAGCCCAGAGCCTTGTCATTGTTCTTTCTGGGATCCTGCAGCTGTATTTCTTGAAGCGTCTCTTCAATATCCCAATGACTACAGAAACACAGAAGCCAAGATGCTAA
- the NIP7 gene encoding 60S ribosome subunit biogenesis protein NIP7 homolog isoform X2, whose protein sequence is MRPLTEEETRVMFEKIAKYIGENLQLLVDRPDGTYCFRLHNDRVYYVSEKILKLAANISGDKLVSLGTCFGKFTKTHKFRLHITALDYLAPYAKYKVWIKPGAEQSFLYGNHVLKSGLGRITENTSQYQGVVVYSMADVPLHPQREKDLLNTHCLHGGEIYLHLILT, encoded by the exons ATGCGGCCGCTTACTGAAGAGGAGACCCGAGTAATGTTTGAGAAGATAGCAAAATA CATCGGGGAGAATCTTCAGCTGCTGGTCGACAGGCCCGACGGCACCTACTGTTTCAGGCTGCACAACGACCGGGTGTACTACGTGAG CGAGAAGATTTTGAAGTTGGCCGCCAATATCTCCGGTGACAAGCTGGTGTCGTTGGGGACGTGCTTCGGAAAATTCACCAAGACCCATAAGTTTCGGTTACACATCACGGCTCTGGATTACCTAGCACCCTATGCCAAG taTAAAGTGTGGATAAAACCTGGAGCAGAGCAGTCCTTTCTGTATGGGAACCATGTGCTGAAATCTGGACTTGGGCGAATCACTGAAAACACTTCTCAGTACCAGGGAGTCGTGGTGTACTCCATGGCAGATGTCCCTCTG CACCCACAGAGGGAAAAAGACTTATTGAACACCCACTGTCTTCATGGAGGAGAGATTTACCTGCATCTTATTCTCACATAA
- the NIP7 gene encoding 60S ribosome subunit biogenesis protein NIP7 homolog isoform X1, translated as MRPLTEEETRVMFEKIAKYIGENLQLLVDRPDGTYCFRLHNDRVYYVSEKILKLAANISGDKLVSLGTCFGKFTKTHKFRLHITALDYLAPYAKYKVWIKPGAEQSFLYGNHVLKSGLGRITENTSQYQGVVVYSMADVPLGFGVAAKSTQDCRKVDPMAIVVFHQADIGEYVRHEETLT; from the exons ATGCGGCCGCTTACTGAAGAGGAGACCCGAGTAATGTTTGAGAAGATAGCAAAATA CATCGGGGAGAATCTTCAGCTGCTGGTCGACAGGCCCGACGGCACCTACTGTTTCAGGCTGCACAACGACCGGGTGTACTACGTGAG CGAGAAGATTTTGAAGTTGGCCGCCAATATCTCCGGTGACAAGCTGGTGTCGTTGGGGACGTGCTTCGGAAAATTCACCAAGACCCATAAGTTTCGGTTACACATCACGGCTCTGGATTACCTAGCACCCTATGCCAAG taTAAAGTGTGGATAAAACCTGGAGCAGAGCAGTCCTTTCTGTATGGGAACCATGTGCTGAAATCTGGACTTGGGCGAATCACTGAAAACACTTCTCAGTACCAGGGAGTCGTGGTGTACTCCATGGCAGATGTCCCTCTG GGTTTTGGGGTGGCAGCAAAGTCCACACAAGACTGCAGGAAAGTAGACCCCATGGCGATTGTGGTATTTCATCAAGCAGACATTGGGGAATATGTGCGACATGAAGAGACATTGACTTAA
- the NIP7 gene encoding 60S ribosome subunit biogenesis protein NIP7 homolog isoform X4 has translation MRPLTEEETRVMFEKIAKYIGENLQLLVDRPDGTYCFRLHNDRVYYVSEKILKLAANISGDKLVSLGTCFGKFTKTHKFRLHITALDYLAPYAKYKVWIKPGAEQSFLYGNHVLKSGLGRITENTSQYQGVVVYSMADVPLFQVNN, from the exons ATGCGGCCGCTTACTGAAGAGGAGACCCGAGTAATGTTTGAGAAGATAGCAAAATA CATCGGGGAGAATCTTCAGCTGCTGGTCGACAGGCCCGACGGCACCTACTGTTTCAGGCTGCACAACGACCGGGTGTACTACGTGAG CGAGAAGATTTTGAAGTTGGCCGCCAATATCTCCGGTGACAAGCTGGTGTCGTTGGGGACGTGCTTCGGAAAATTCACCAAGACCCATAAGTTTCGGTTACACATCACGGCTCTGGATTACCTAGCACCCTATGCCAAG taTAAAGTGTGGATAAAACCTGGAGCAGAGCAGTCCTTTCTGTATGGGAACCATGTGCTGAAATCTGGACTTGGGCGAATCACTGAAAACACTTCTCAGTACCAGGGAGTCGTGGTGTACTCCATGGCAGATGTCCCTCTG
- the NIP7 gene encoding 60S ribosome subunit biogenesis protein NIP7 homolog isoform X3 has translation MRPLTEEETRVMFEKIAKYIGENLQLLVDRPDGTYCFRLHNDRVYYVSEKILKLAANISGDKLVSLGTCFGKFTKTHKFRLHITALDYLAPYAKYKVWIKPGAEQSFLYGNHVLKSGLGRITENTSQYQGVVVYSMADVPLGKQATML, from the exons ATGCGGCCGCTTACTGAAGAGGAGACCCGAGTAATGTTTGAGAAGATAGCAAAATA CATCGGGGAGAATCTTCAGCTGCTGGTCGACAGGCCCGACGGCACCTACTGTTTCAGGCTGCACAACGACCGGGTGTACTACGTGAG CGAGAAGATTTTGAAGTTGGCCGCCAATATCTCCGGTGACAAGCTGGTGTCGTTGGGGACGTGCTTCGGAAAATTCACCAAGACCCATAAGTTTCGGTTACACATCACGGCTCTGGATTACCTAGCACCCTATGCCAAG taTAAAGTGTGGATAAAACCTGGAGCAGAGCAGTCCTTTCTGTATGGGAACCATGTGCTGAAATCTGGACTTGGGCGAATCACTGAAAACACTTCTCAGTACCAGGGAGTCGTGGTGTACTCCATGGCAGATGTCCCTCTG GGGAAGCAAGCTACTATGCTCTAA
- the COG8 gene encoding conserved oligomeric Golgi complex subunit 8 isoform X3, whose amino-acid sequence MAATATIPSSTTASATTTATAAALGEVEDEGLLASLFRDRFPEAQWRERPDVGRYLRELSGSGLERLRREPERLAEERAQLLQQTRDLAFANYKTFIRGAECTERIHRLFGDVEESLGRLLDRLPSFQQSCRNFVKEAEEISSNRRMNTLTLNRHTEILEILEIPQLMDTCVRNSYYEEALELAAYVRRLERKYSSIPVIQGIVNEVRQSMQLMLSQLIQQLRTNIQLPACLRVIGFLRQMDVFTEAELRVKFLQARDAWLRSILTAIPNDDPYFHITKTIEACRVHLFDIITQYRAIFSDEDPLLPPAMGEHMVNESAIFHGWVLQKVSQFLQVLETDLNRGIGSRLDSLLGQCMYFGLSFSRVGADFRGQLVPVFQQVAISTFQKAIQEAVEKFQDEMNSYTLISTPAILGSSALPAAAPVTQPGTLQPPMVLLDFPPLACFLNSILVAFNDLRLCCPVALAQEVTRALEDALDKVTKVILAFHRAEEAAFSSGEQELFVQFCTVFLEDLVPYLNRCLQVLFPPAQIAQTLGIPPTQLSKYGNLGHVNVSVVQEPLAFILPKREPVFCLDKELVPELPAPAPALPPKAPRLDPRGEQVVWQASGWAARIIQHEMDHLQGCLFIDKMDSKTFTNIHWMEVND is encoded by the exons ATGGCGGCGACGGCGACGATCCCATCTTCAACTACGGCCTCGGCCACGACGACAGCCACCGCGGCTGCTCTCGGGGAGGTGGAGGATGAAGGGCTCCTGGCGTCGCTGTTCCGGGACCGCTTTCCGGAGGCCCAGTGGCGCGAGCGGCCTGACGTGGGACGCTATCTCAGGGAGTTGAGTGGCTCAGGACTGGAGCGGCTGCGGCGGGAGCCCGAGCGCCTGGCCGAGGAGCGAGCGCAGCTGCTGCAGCAGACGCGCGACTTGGCCTTCGCCAACTACAAGACTTTCATCCGCGGCGCCGAGTGCACCGAGCGCATCCACCGCCTCTTTGGGGATGTGGAGGAGTCGCTCGGCCGCCTGCTCGACCGCTTGCCCAGCTTCCAACAGAGCTGCAG GAATTTTGTGAAAGAGGCTGAGGAGATCAGTTCCAATCGCCGGATGAACACCCTGACTCTAAACCGGCACACAGAAATCCTGGAAATCCTGGAGATCCCTCAGCTCATGGACACCTGTGTCCGGAACAGCTATTATGAAGAGGCCCTGGAGCTGGCAGCCTACGTACGCCGACTAGAAAGGAAATACTCCTCCATCCCTGTCATCCAG GGCATTGTGAACGAAGTGCGCCAGTCCATGCAGCTGATGCTGAGCCAGCTGATCCAACAGCTGAGGACCAACATCcagctccctgcctgcctccGTGTCATTGGCTTTCTACGGCAAATGGATGTCTTCACCGAGGCTGAGCTGAGGGTCAAGTTTCTTCAGGCCCGAGATGCTTGGCTCCGTTCCATCCTGACTGCCATCCCCAATGATGATCCCTATTTCCACATCACAAAAACCATTGAGGCCTGCCGTGTCCATCTGTTCGATATTATCACCCAGTACCGTGCCATCTTCTCAGATGAGGaccctctgctgcctcctgccATGGGTGAACACATGGTGAATGAGAGTGCCATCTTCCATGGCTGGGTGCTGCAGAAAGTCTCACAGTTCCTGCAGGTGCTGGAGACCGACCTTAACCGAGGGATTGGCAGCCGTCTGGACTCTCTGCTGGGCCAGTGCATGTACTTTGGGCTGTCCTTCAGTCGAGTAGGGGCTGATTTCCGGGGTCAGTTGGTGCCTGTTTTCCAGCAGGTAGCTATCAGCACTTTCCAGAAAGCAATTCAGGAGGCCGTCGAGAAGTTCCAGGATGAAATGAACTCTTATACCCTCATCTCGACTCCAGCCATCCTGGGCAGCAGTGCCCTGCCGGCTGCTGCTCCAGTCACTCAGCCGGGGACCCTGCAGCCACCCATGGTGCTCTTAGACTTCCCGCCCCTTGCCTGCTTCCTCAACAGCATTCTGGTCGCCTTCAATGATCTGCGCCTCTGCTGCCCCGTGGCCCTGGCGCAGGAGGTGACCAGGGCCCTGGAGGACGCCCTTGACAAG GTAACTAAAGTAATCCTGGCCTTCCATCGTGCGGAAGAGGCTGCCTTCAGCAGTGGGGAGCAAGAGCTCTTTGTCCAGTTCTGCACTGTCTTCCTGGAAGACCTTGTTCCTTATTTAAATCGCTGTCTCCAAGTCctttttcctccagcccagatAGCACAGACCTTAG GCATTCCACCCACTCAGCTCTCCAAGTACGGAAACCTGGGGCACGTGAACGTCAGCGTCGTCCAGGAGCCTCTGGCCTTTATTCTGCCCAAGAGAGAGCCGGTCTTCTGTCTGGACAAGGAGCTAGTCCCTGAGCTCCCGGCTCCAGCGCCAGCACTGCCGCCCAAGGCGCCGA